Below is a window of Macadamia integrifolia cultivar HAES 741 chromosome 8, SCU_Mint_v3, whole genome shotgun sequence DNA.
gctgaaatgtatgaagtcatgaatcggcgattcttgccttctgattacaagcaacgcatgcatctcaggtttgcacagttgaaacaagagaatttgaccgttgaagagtatgttgctagattttattatttggccactcgttctgactttgagtgggatgaagaagtcttagtggcccaatttcgcaatggtctgcaccctcaacttagtgctgcccttgcatctagtcgactacctacaatggaagacgccgtacaagtagcatatcaggttgaggaaagtctgaaacgcagataaaccttctgattcttcaaaatttacagttcggtgctactcatgccatggatttggacatatcagtgctcaatgtcccagctgtttggttgcttttattgataaggattctcctataccatatattcccgaagagcaacttggttctgacacagttgatttaagagaagagcgtgcaacaggtgaagtcaatgacactctcagtgacgagaccaacatcctttttatgtcattgtcatgtgttgaccactcaaaaggccactgaaaatgaagattggcccgcagtagtatttttcagactcgtgtgaagtgaatgatcagttgctaaccttggtcatttttcatgttcctatttttctatatattggttgtaatcgactgaagatttagagagcaatttgattattgaatgaatatgTGAGTGTGAtctccttttccccatctctactctgatttcccctcccttccctaagggttctccatcatcCTCTCtcagttgttgatactggggcataagcaaactttatatctgctgaatttgttcgagcacacaaccttcctcAGAAGCAGCTTtttaagaagattcacgtgcgatTGGACCCACAGCTAGGAAAGTAGGTCTTTTTCAGTCTTTAAATAGGTTTATTGAACTCAACTGAGATTgatagatttgaagttttttgaaTAATTGAGCTCCGTGGCTGTTTTCCCCCTCCCTGACTCTCTCTGAAACCCATTCCTctacttctttatttcttctcttcttcttcttaatcctTCTTATTTCCTGCTATTTATTTTCCTAGTCTGAGAAAACTCTGTTCTGGGTGGTAGTACATCCCTATAGAGGTTGATCGATCTCCCTCAGGGTAGACCAGTGTGGGCTGAAGTTTTGATCGAAGATTCCCCACCCTAGAATCTTAGCCACAATAGATCCTTCTACTAGGAGAATCGAACCTAGGGTCAGATGCAGAATACCCCCTATGCTAATTTCCCATCTCAGTTACCCCTGTCACTTGTTATAATTTCAATAATGCACCTGGTTGTTTCTGAATTTACAATATTGCcctgggccctaagcgatccgatttcagtccttgggATCCGGATCTGCATCATTTGTCCTGGGCAGTACCTTCTGTAGCGGATGATCTAAAGGTTTGACTAGTTACTTCAGATATGATGACACCAAGGTAAAATCAACAAGAAGTGGGAGAAATACAAGATCTTCAAAACCAGTCGTATAAAGAGACCTATACTTGGATTGAACTGCCCAATAAGGGTCGTGAAGCACTCCTCCAAGttatatttgagtttgatgAAGAACTAATGAGATGGTTCAATTAGGGTTTcaggagaaaaccctaatcttCAAAGATGaggatcacacacacacaacattGGCAGATAGGGCCACAAGGTTGGTCGAACTCCTGTATAGGGGTGAGGAAGGTTTCCTCCAAATCTCAATTGATCCTGAGGGAGGGAACCCAAAAATCGATGGGAGCAGGGTTTTAGGAgaaaaaaccctattttttGGGAAATGGCAGGTGAAGATAGATATCAATCTTGCAAATAGTGATGAGTCCTTCCAAGTTGCtgtacttgaacttcaataggTGGAAATTTGTTCTTAGAAGTAGGAAAAAGCAAGCtccaagaagggaagaataaaaaaatcgcAAAGAGGGGAACAACCCCAATCAATTCCTGTAAGGTTTTTCGTTTAAAACATTGAGGTAATGTGTAGGACACAACTAGATTCATAtgaatcacctcattagtgTAGTCCTATGGGGGATTAGGAAGGCAAAGGTGGGAGAGGATGGAGCTTGTGAAGAAAATGGAAGGTGAGAGAAAGGGATTGCAATTtcgggaagaagagaagggaagctGAAAACCCTATATCAGAAAaataggctctgataccatgttaacagcatgaatggggagaatgcttgaatgatctaactgatcacacaaaccctttatttataacaagcAAAAGAGTCAAAGAGaattacaagtatacccccCATCCAACCGCCCCACACTAAATAAGGTCGATGGAGTGGGAAAGTACCCTAGTGCCCCTACGGCACATCTAAACATATATTCTAACATACATGTTATATATGgcttatttatattatttttttgctcCAAAAGAGTGTTTCCGTGCATATCTTGACCATTTCTATGCATATCttgcgtatctccgatatgataagATATAAAACGATACGTCTCTCAAAATCACCTGACCGATATAATATACAAAatcgatactttaaaccttggatATGTAACATGACAATTGGCTGTGGTATGAAACAGGGTTTAGCTGTGGTATCCTTATCTTGAGAATAGCTTTCCTTGAGATCATCCCAGACACCCCTGGTTGTGGTATAAAACATGACAATAGCAGCCACAAAAGATTCCATATTGTTCCACAACCAATAGAGGAATGTAGCATTCTCCATCATCCACTCTTTATACTCTACAAAAGTTGTAGTAGGTGAAGATGTAGTTAGATTGTCCATCTTCTGTCTGGCGATGATATAAACCCTAACTTCCCATTCCTAGGGAAGCTGAGAAGGTAAACAGATGCACCATTTAGCGTAATAGATGTAATCTGGACATCGAGGGAGTCAATGTGTATTCACAACAACATTTTTAGACGAAAGATTTAGGAATTCTCAGATATTTCTtgggcattgaagttgattgtAGTACAAAGGGTGTCAGTctatctcaaaggaagtatTTGAGTGATCTCAATCTGAGACTGGGATGTTGGGCTCTAAGCCTGCGGATACTCCTATGGATCCACATCTGAAGATTGGAGCTGTGATGACAAAAAGTTTATGGATATATGTCAGCACAAGCGGCTGGTTGGAAAACTTTTTTAGTGTTATTAGTCAATTCATAGAAAGTCATAAGTAGGTCACTGGGACGTTCCGTGTCATGTTTTGAGGTATCTTAAAGGTGCTCCTGAAAAGCTCCTGTTTACCAGAGTCATGGTTATACTAATATTATGGGTTACACTGATGTTGTTTGACTTGGTGCCGATGGTGATCACAAATCGACTATTGGATATTGTACGTTTGTTAGTGGAAATCGTGTTACCTGGAAGAGTAAGAAGCAAACTACAGTGGCTCAATCATGAGATGACACAAATTTTATGGATATATGTCGAAACAACTGAAATCTCTCATTCAAGACTGGAATGTACTGTGATAATCAAGTAGCGATCTATATGCAAATAATCAAGTTTTCCATAAGCAGACTAAACATATTGAGGTTGATCCTTTTGGAGGAATGTTGTTATGCAGAAACTGATCTCTCTCTGTTAACTCAAGCAATCAACTTGGTGACAATTCACTAAGGCATTAATTAGGCCTACATTTCTTAATGGTTGTTCCAAGGTAGGATGGGAGATATATGTTAGTGTAAAACTGGGTTGACAAGTCAAACTGTGCCCACAACTGcagaatttttttaatcaaagaaccaTAGACCAGCGGCACCAGCCCAATAGCAAGACCAGATTGCAAAAGAACAAAGCTATCGATCTCAGTAGTTAGGTCTTCTCTGATCAGATCAGTAGACTGAACAGGGAATGAAACAAGTCTCACACAGTCCAACAAACATGAACAATCCTACGAGAGCATAGAAATTAGAACAGGCCAACAAACTCCTAGTGATTTGTGGttttggctaaaaaaaaaaaaacttcaaagacAAAATCAGGGTGATTTTGTATAACTCCAGACCAGATGGTCCAACAGGGCCGGGAACCAGGTCGAGTCTCCCTCTATATGGGGGGCCTTCTTCGATCCAAAGGGCAGCCAAAACCAGTGGTTCTTTGAGGCTGAACAGTTACAGGCTGCAGAACCTTCTATTTCTGGGCAGAACAGAGGAGAAAAGACTGATGTAAGTACCTGGAAGGCTGAATGGGCCGATGGAATCTTGGATAGGTTGGAGATGAAGATGataacttgaagaagaagatcctccTGGGCTTCCAACCACAAGGAGTCActggatcgaacaccaaccctTCACTCTGATCACACACACAGCAGTTCTCTTGCAGAGAAGccacagcagcagcagcagaaattttttttttgtcaaaatcgtggctctAGAAAGGGAGcctcttttatttaaaataGATATGGGGGGAAAGGAATTACATCCGAGGATTGGAGAAAGGAAACTCCAAGCGAACAAGCTAGTTCATACTTcctaaaattgaaatataagCCCAAAATGGAAACTGAACATGAAAGGAAACTAACACTACTAACTTGACTTCCAAGTAAGACAAATTATGACTTAAAAATTGGACCAGCTGGCTAACTCAAACTGAACcaagtaataaaaaaaaccaaactgACAAAATAACCCCCCATACAAAATTCATGGGCTGCCTGTAGATCCCCTACCCAACAgccctcttctcttcctttgatATGTCTTCAGTGCCGCATCAtatatactccagcttgaggcgAAGTGTTAAATAATGAACCATGAAGGAAGTCTTAAGTCTATGTTGAGTCAGTTTATGTTAAtgtcacatcaagtcattgtTGTTTACTTTATTTAGTCTTTAATTGTATTTGACTTTTAGTACTCTTTAATACATTATAAGTAATGGTCTAGGCCATGATAGAGACAGTTCTGTATCCTATTGTGGCTATACAATTTCACCTTCTTCtccatcactctctctctccccttccttTTTCTTGTAGGTATTGGTTTAAGGTTCTAGTATCATTACAACTTATAAAGGTCATGTGAGTTATTAGTGAAATACACCCAAAGCCCTCGAATTACCATCCCTACCCACACTGATGAGTGTAAACGCTGCTGTCTTTAACAGTATAGGGTGTCTACGCCATAAATACAGCAGTAGCAGTTGGAAGGGAAGACATAGTAGAAAGGTCTGACTGTTTGTGGAAAAGAAGCAGCAAATGTAAGTAAGGGAGTTAAACGGTTCGGTTTCAATGTAAATGGCTcggttcagttcggtttggttcggtgcaagattttttaggtaaaaccaaaaccaaatcatttaATGAACGATATTTGTTTAAATGGTTTTAttagggtttcttatttttttttattcaaacggtttctttttcttttagtttttttatagaaattgatgtaaacttaacattaaattggattgtttattgttatctattttattttaaaaattgtaaGGTTATAGTTGtttatatatttgattttttattcaaaaagtTTAAatgccttttaattttttagtagGATCTGTTTATTCTTATTCTTACCATAAATGTATATTCTAACCATGAATGACTAAACTTTCTATGTATATATCAATCGGTTTAAGTGCTACTTAAAATAGTTTACTGTCGGCTTATAAGGTTCGATTCGGTTTAAACTGTTTAACTAGGTCTCAAAtttgaaaccataaccaaaccatttattaaacgtttTCATGGTTTCAGTGTAAATGgctcggttcggttttggtttggttttgacgCCCTTAGATGAAAGCATATATggtagagaaggaaaaaaattatgacaATTCAGCTCCAAACAACCGATTCCATCACCACGAAAGCAAACTTACAGCCAAATATTATCAAACAAGAGAAACTAAAGGATCTAAGGACAACGAGAATGCTGTAACATCATACCTTTAACTTTTTCTGCGCATCCTTCTCAAGAACAAGACCAGCTTCAACAAAGGCATCAATAATGACTTCTAAGAAAGCtcaagaattccaaaaaaaaaaaagaatacatgGTGACATTTACAACCACAACTAGATAATAGCCAGGTTTGTATGCTTACTAACATGTAAATGCACTAAGTGAATAATCAAGTACAAAAAGATATGCTTTGAGAAATATTTGGATACGACAAGCACGGCAGAGGCGGTCTTCGGTTCCAATTTCTTCAACTGGAGCATATAGAACTCGAGCCTTTGCTAGTGAACCCCTCATACAGTCCTACTTGATCATAAAAGCCAAAAGCATTCTAGTTTAGATACGCACAGCATCAATAGATAAAGCTGAAAGTAAGAAACCACACACACAAtaacaggaagaaaaaaataccctctctctttcccttctctctccccccaacTCCCTCCCTATGTGATTATAAAATTCTTGCAGTCTTAGTTAGAAAATCAAACCTTGATCTACAAGATACAAACCAGCAACGCAAAGGAACTTACCAGCCCTTTAAGCCTCACAGAAATGGGCCGGTGATCCAAGGCATCCAATATTTTGGGATAGACTCTCTGCAGAGGAAATATACAAGGTTGAATCATTTAGTGGTCCACTTTGGTCAATCTCTTTGTATAGCAGGTGTTTACCTGCAAAACCTCAGTAGCAGCAGCAACACGCTCCTTGTTCCACAATTTCAGCATTAGCACAGTCAGGTGAAATGTTTTTGGTTTAATAAATATGGATTTGTCAATACCTGAATCTGTCAAGCAACAAAGTTTCTTTGGTAATTAAACCACAGAAAAGATAATGAAATAATTGCAATCTGGAGTctgaaaatgggaaagaaaacaAACTCCCCACACAAAATAAAGAAGTTGCAAAAGATCCAACAATAAATAGttgcatacatacatacatacacattaactaataaaacattaaacatCCTAAACATCTTATGCTGAATTACTAGGACTCATAAGTATACCAGTTAAGAGAGAGGATTTTGATGCTTTAGGCGGATAACTAACGAAAGGTATTTTATTGATCTCCACTTTAACATGTTCACTATCATCCTCAACTTTAAGATTAACAGCAACATCACGTCCTGCATCTAAAGGATcatccttctcttctctgtCTTCTGAAGTATCCCCATTTGAATCACTCTCCAGATTCTCGTCCTGTTTAGTACTGCAATTTCCCAGCACAGAGTTCTGGAAATTGATAAGCTTATCTACCAATGCAGGATGAATAGCCAACGGAAGTGACACAAAGTGAGAGTAATCAAGACTCGGGCTCTTAATTGCCTGCATTTCACACATGCACACAGAAAAGAATAAACCTTTCTGTTAAATGAAACAAGAGGAAAAATTGCATTAAAACTTCTCAAATTAGCAACCTGTACACTCAGGAATCAGGATGAATAACATCTAATTAACATGCAGTcaatagccgaccccattaagttgggacaaggctttgttgttgttgttgttgttgttgttgttgttgttgttgtaacaTGCAGCCAATATTCAAAGTAACCAAGAATGTTCATAGAAACATTTTTAGAGAACAGATGTGGAATTTGTTCCCCTTTGGCAATTATAGTTCTACAGAACAATGTATGTTTAATTTCAAAACTTCCCCCAAGGTTAAAGAAACCTAGCACTCTACTAATTGTGTCAATGAAAGAGTTGTGCTGCAAGTGGTGAAATCGGTTGTTGCCACTGTACCAAATAAAATGCACTACAAGAACAGTCTACAGATGAGACTGTAAATTTAGTCC
It encodes the following:
- the LOC122086561 gene encoding uncharacterized protein LOC122086561 gives rise to the protein MGVKIILPSFKKDSIVIEGVSLESVTKASEKIQDIIEKAIKSPSLDYSHFVSLPLAIHPALVDKLINFQNSVLGNCSTKQDENLESDSNGDTSEDREEKDDPLDAGRDVAVNLKVEDDSEHVKVEINKIPFVSYPPKASKSSLLTDSGIDKSIFIKPKTFHLTVLMLKLWNKERVAAATEVLQRVYPKILDALDHRPISVRLKGLDCMRGSLAKARVLYAPVEEIGTEDRLCRACQVIIDAFVEAGLVLEKDAQKKLKV